In one Streptomyces sp. NBC_01241 genomic region, the following are encoded:
- a CDS encoding ABC transporter ATP-binding protein has protein sequence MTTTSTAHRVTTVAARATDLSKVYGEGETRVTALDRVSVDFPQGEFTAIMGPSGSGKSTLMHCVAGLDSFSSGSVRIGETELGSLKDKQLTQLRRDKIGFIFQAFNLLPTLTALENITLPMDIAGRKPDAEWVRRVIDMVGLSDRLTHRPTELSGGQQQRVAVARALASQPEIIFGDEPTGNLDSRSGAEVLGFLRNSVRELGQTVVMVTHDPAAASYADRVVFLADGRIVDQMLHPTADGVLDRMKAFDAKGRTS, from the coding sequence GTGACCACCACTTCCACCGCACACCGCGTCACCACGGTGGCTGCCCGCGCCACGGATCTGTCCAAGGTCTACGGAGAGGGCGAGACCAGGGTCACGGCCCTGGACCGGGTCTCCGTGGACTTCCCGCAGGGCGAGTTCACCGCGATCATGGGCCCGTCCGGCTCCGGCAAGTCCACGCTGATGCACTGCGTGGCCGGCCTCGACAGCTTCAGCAGCGGCTCGGTGCGGATCGGCGAGACGGAGCTGGGCTCCCTCAAGGACAAGCAGCTCACCCAGCTCCGCCGGGACAAGATCGGCTTCATCTTCCAGGCGTTCAACCTGCTGCCGACCCTGACGGCGCTGGAGAACATCACGCTCCCGATGGACATCGCGGGCCGCAAGCCCGACGCCGAGTGGGTGCGCCGGGTCATCGACATGGTGGGCCTCTCCGACCGGCTGACACACCGGCCGACCGAACTCTCCGGCGGCCAGCAGCAGCGCGTCGCGGTGGCCCGCGCCCTGGCCTCGCAGCCGGAGATCATCTTCGGTGACGAGCCGACCGGGAACCTGGACTCCCGCTCCGGCGCCGAGGTCCTCGGCTTCCTGCGCAACTCGGTGCGCGAGCTGGGGCAGACCGTGGTGATGGTGACCCACGACCCGGCGGCGGCCTCCTACGCGGACCGGGTCGTCTTCCTCGCGGACGGCCGGATCGTCGACCAGATGCTGCACCCCACGGCGGACGGGGTCCTCGACCGGATGAAGGCGTTCGACGCCAAGGGCCGCACCAGCTGA
- a CDS encoding SAM-dependent methyltransferase, with product MADAALRLTALAEELLGEKLPVRIRAWDGSESGPPGAPVLVIRNRRALRRLLWKPGELGLARAWVAGELDIEGDLYEALDLMASLIWDRGAEAKDRVHPVRDPKVRAFAKGLLQLGGPWLPPVPPPEEVRRRTGTLHTKRRDQEAISHHYDVGNDFYELVLGPSMVYSCAYWEDDGSLEDAQRDKLDLVCRKLALKEGDRLLDVGCGWGSMALHAAREYGARVTGVTLSAEQAAYARKRIAEEGLTDRIEIRVQDYRDVRDGPYDAISSIGMAEHVGSVRFREYADALYALLKPGGRLLNHQIARRPEKDESAYHVDEFIDAYVFPDGELAPVGRTVATLEEAGFEARDVESIREHYALTLRSWVANLEKHWERAVRMTSSGRARVWRLYMAASALSFEHNKIGVNQILVVRPAEGGASRMPLRARVWGPSATG from the coding sequence ATGGCAGACGCCGCATTGCGGCTGACCGCTCTCGCCGAGGAGTTGCTGGGAGAGAAGCTGCCGGTCCGTATCCGGGCCTGGGACGGCAGCGAATCAGGACCGCCCGGTGCCCCCGTCCTCGTCATCCGGAACCGCCGCGCGCTGCGCAGGCTGCTCTGGAAGCCGGGTGAACTGGGCCTGGCCCGCGCCTGGGTGGCGGGCGAACTCGATATCGAAGGCGATCTGTACGAGGCCCTGGACCTGATGGCCTCGCTGATCTGGGACCGCGGCGCGGAGGCCAAGGACCGTGTCCACCCGGTCCGCGACCCGAAGGTGCGGGCCTTCGCCAAAGGGCTGTTGCAGCTCGGCGGCCCCTGGCTCCCGCCGGTCCCGCCGCCCGAGGAGGTACGGCGCCGCACCGGCACTCTCCACACCAAGCGGCGCGACCAGGAGGCCATCAGTCACCACTACGACGTGGGCAATGACTTCTACGAACTTGTCCTCGGTCCCTCCATGGTCTACTCCTGCGCCTACTGGGAGGACGACGGAAGCCTTGAGGACGCCCAGCGGGACAAGCTCGACCTGGTCTGCCGCAAGCTCGCGCTGAAGGAGGGCGACCGGCTCCTCGACGTCGGCTGCGGCTGGGGCTCCATGGCCCTGCACGCCGCCCGCGAATACGGCGCCCGGGTCACCGGAGTGACCCTCTCCGCCGAACAGGCCGCCTACGCCAGGAAACGCATCGCGGAAGAGGGCCTGACCGACCGGATCGAGATCCGGGTCCAGGACTACCGGGACGTCAGGGACGGCCCGTACGACGCCATCTCGTCCATCGGCATGGCGGAACACGTCGGCTCCGTCCGCTTCCGCGAGTACGCCGACGCCCTCTACGCACTCCTCAAGCCCGGTGGCCGGCTGCTCAACCACCAGATCGCCCGCCGCCCCGAGAAGGACGAGTCCGCGTACCACGTGGACGAGTTCATTGACGCCTACGTCTTCCCGGACGGCGAACTGGCCCCGGTGGGACGGACCGTGGCCACCCTCGAAGAAGCCGGGTTCGAGGCCCGTGACGTCGAGTCGATCCGCGAACACTACGCACTGACCCTGCGCAGCTGGGTCGCCAACCTGGAGAAGCACTGGGAGCGGGCGGTCCGGATGACCTCGTCCGGACGGGCCAGGGTCTGGCGCCTCTACATGGCCGCCTCCGCCCTGTCCTTCGAGCACAACAAGATCGGCGTCAACCAGATCCTCGTGGTGCGCCCGGCGGAGGGCGGGGCCTCCCGCATGCCACTGAGGGCCCGCGTCTGGGGGCCGTCGGCGACCGGCTGA
- a CDS encoding acetyl-CoA C-acetyltransferase, which yields MPEAVIVSAARSPIGRAFKGSLKDLRADDLTATIIRTALARVPELDPKDIDDLMLGCGLPGGEQGNNLGRIIAVEMGMDHLPGCTVTRYCSSSLQTSRMALHAIKAGEGDVFISAGVEMVSRFSKGNSDSWPDTHNPLFADAAARTAARAEQGGDDWHDPREDGLVPDAYIAMGQTAENLARLKGVTRQDMDEFGVRSQNLAEEAIKNGFWEREITPVTTPDGTVVSKDDGPRAGVTLEGVQGLKPVFRPDGLVTAGNCCPLNDGAAALVIMSDTKARELGLTPLARIVSTGVCGLSPEIMGYGPVEASKQALKRAGLTIDDIDLAEINEAFAAQVIPSYRDLGLPLEKVNVNGGAIAVGHPFGMTGARITGTLINSLQFHDKQFGLETMCVGGGQGMAMVIERLS from the coding sequence ATGCCCGAAGCCGTGATCGTCTCTGCTGCCCGTTCCCCCATCGGCCGGGCCTTCAAGGGTTCGTTGAAGGATCTGCGCGCGGACGACCTGACCGCCACGATCATCCGGACCGCGCTGGCCAGGGTTCCCGAGCTGGACCCGAAGGACATCGACGACCTGATGCTCGGCTGCGGCCTCCCCGGCGGCGAGCAGGGCAACAACCTGGGCCGCATCATCGCCGTAGAGATGGGAATGGACCACCTTCCCGGCTGTACGGTCACCCGCTACTGCTCATCCTCCCTGCAGACCAGCCGGATGGCGCTGCACGCCATCAAGGCCGGCGAGGGCGACGTCTTCATCTCGGCCGGTGTCGAGATGGTGTCCCGCTTCTCGAAGGGCAACTCCGACAGCTGGCCCGACACGCACAACCCGCTGTTCGCCGACGCCGCGGCCCGCACCGCGGCCCGCGCCGAGCAGGGCGGCGACGACTGGCACGACCCGCGCGAGGACGGCCTGGTCCCGGACGCGTACATCGCAATGGGGCAGACCGCGGAGAACCTGGCCCGGCTCAAGGGCGTCACCCGTCAGGACATGGACGAGTTCGGCGTCCGCTCCCAGAACCTCGCCGAGGAAGCCATCAAGAACGGCTTCTGGGAGCGCGAAATCACCCCGGTCACCACCCCGGACGGCACGGTCGTCTCGAAGGACGACGGCCCGCGCGCGGGCGTCACCCTGGAGGGCGTGCAGGGCCTGAAGCCGGTCTTCCGCCCGGACGGCCTGGTCACCGCGGGCAACTGCTGCCCGCTCAACGACGGCGCCGCCGCGCTCGTGATCATGTCCGACACCAAGGCGCGCGAGCTGGGCCTGACCCCACTGGCCCGGATCGTCTCGACCGGCGTCTGCGGTCTCTCCCCCGAGATCATGGGGTACGGACCGGTGGAGGCCAGCAAGCAGGCGCTGAAGCGGGCCGGGCTGACCATCGACGACATCGACCTGGCCGAAATCAACGAGGCGTTCGCCGCCCAGGTGATCCCCTCCTACCGCGACCTCGGCCTGCCGCTGGAGAAGGTGAACGTCAACGGTGGCGCCATCGCCGTCGGCCACCCCTTCGGCATGACCGGCGCCCGGATCACGGGCACGCTGATCAACAGCCTGCAGTTCCACGACAAGCAGTTCGGCCTGGAGACCATGTGCGTGGGCGGCGGCCAGGGCATGGCGATGGTCATCGAGCGGCTGAGCTGA
- a CDS encoding SGNH/GDSL hydrolase family protein: MARRIAAGAAYGGGSIGLLGAAAVGVLLAEVQLAKRLVGGGIAPVPPNADGRYGVAFTGPADPLRLGLLGDSTAAGQGVRRAGQTPGALLASGLAAVSERPVDLRNVAQPGARSDDLERQVSLLLADPSHTPDVCVIMIGANDVTHRMPATQSVRCLTTAVRRLRTAGAEVVVGTCPDLGTIEPVYQPLRWMARRVSRQLAAAQTIGSVEQGGRTVSLGDLLGPEFEANPRELFGPDNYHPSAEGYATAAMALLPTLCAVLGLWPETDRLDGARREDMLPVAEAASQAAREAGTEVTGARAPWALLKHRRRRRLPAATEPQPHPETEPAPATEPMASSGPHEEPLTEPLTEPREEPLTEPREEPRPEPSGESHGEPHGESRNLPAN; the protein is encoded by the coding sequence GTGGCACGGCGGATCGCAGCGGGCGCGGCCTACGGCGGCGGCAGCATCGGGCTGCTCGGCGCGGCGGCGGTGGGCGTACTGCTGGCGGAGGTCCAGCTGGCGAAACGGCTCGTGGGCGGCGGTATCGCACCGGTTCCGCCGAACGCGGACGGGCGGTACGGGGTGGCGTTCACCGGCCCCGCCGACCCGTTGCGGCTGGGACTGCTGGGTGACTCGACGGCGGCCGGACAGGGGGTGCGCCGGGCGGGGCAGACACCGGGGGCACTGCTCGCCTCGGGGCTCGCGGCGGTGTCCGAGCGGCCGGTGGACCTGCGCAATGTGGCGCAGCCGGGTGCCCGATCGGACGATCTGGAGAGGCAGGTCTCACTGCTGCTCGCCGATCCGTCCCATACGCCCGACGTCTGCGTGATCATGATCGGGGCGAACGATGTCACGCACCGGATGCCCGCCACCCAGTCGGTGCGCTGTCTGACCACCGCGGTGCGCAGGCTGCGTACGGCGGGCGCGGAGGTGGTGGTCGGCACGTGCCCGGATCTCGGCACGATCGAGCCGGTCTACCAGCCGCTGCGCTGGATGGCCCGGCGGGTGAGCCGGCAGCTGGCGGCGGCCCAGACGATCGGCTCGGTGGAACAGGGCGGGCGCACGGTGTCGCTGGGCGACCTGCTGGGGCCGGAGTTCGAGGCGAATCCGCGGGAGCTGTTCGGGCCGGACAACTACCACCCGTCGGCGGAGGGGTACGCCACGGCGGCGATGGCTCTTCTGCCCACGCTCTGTGCGGTGCTGGGGCTGTGGCCGGAGACCGACCGGCTGGACGGGGCCCGGCGCGAGGACATGCTGCCGGTGGCCGAGGCGGCCTCCCAGGCGGCCAGGGAGGCCGGTACGGAGGTCACGGGAGCCCGGGCGCCCTGGGCGCTCCTCAAGCACCGCAGGCGGCGGCGCCTGCCCGCGGCCACGGAGCCTCAGCCGCACCCGGAGACGGAGCCGGCGCCGGCGACCGAACCGATGGCCTCCTCCGGACCGCACGAGGAGCCGCTCACGGAGCCGCTCACGGAGCCGCGCGAGGAGCCGCTCACGGAGCCGCGCGAGGAGCCGCGCCCGGAGCCGTCCGGGGAGTCGCACGGCGAGCCGCACGGGGAGTCGCGCAACCTCCCCGCCAATTGA
- a CDS encoding cystathionine beta-synthase: MRYHDSMISLVGNTPLVRLRSVTAGIQATVLAKVEYFNPGGSVKDRIALRMIEAAEQSGELQPGGTIVEPTSGNTGVGLAIVAQQKGYKCIFVCPDKVSTDKINVLRAYGAEVVVCPTAVDPEHPDSYYNVSDRLVRETPGAWKPDQYSNPNNPRSHYETTGPELWEQTDGKITHFVAGVGTGGTISGTGRYLKEVSGGSVTVVGADPEGSVYSGGSGRPYLVEGVGEDFWPSAYDRTVTDEIVAVSDKDSFQMTRRLAKEEGLLVGGSCGMAVVAALEVAKRLGPDDVVVVLLPDSGRGYLSKIFNDEWMADYGFLEDAGPSARVGDVLGHKDGPIPTLVHMHPEETVGEAIDVLREYGVSQMPIVKPGAGHPDVMAAEVIGSVVERELLNALFAQRASLSDPLEKHMSPPLPQVGSGEPVADLMAVLGGTNAADAAIVLVEGKPKGVVSRQDLLAFLAKDAASGKP, translated from the coding sequence GTGCGATACCACGATTCGATGATCAGTCTCGTAGGCAATACCCCGCTGGTGAGGCTGCGCAGTGTCACGGCCGGCATCCAGGCGACGGTCCTGGCCAAGGTCGAGTACTTCAACCCCGGCGGTTCGGTCAAGGACCGCATCGCCCTGCGGATGATCGAGGCCGCCGAACAGAGCGGCGAGCTGCAGCCCGGCGGCACGATCGTCGAGCCGACCAGCGGCAACACGGGCGTCGGCCTGGCGATCGTCGCCCAGCAGAAGGGGTACAAGTGCATCTTCGTCTGCCCGGACAAGGTGTCCACGGACAAGATCAATGTGCTGCGCGCCTACGGTGCCGAGGTCGTCGTCTGCCCGACGGCCGTTGATCCCGAGCACCCCGACTCGTACTACAACGTCTCGGACCGGCTGGTCCGAGAGACCCCCGGAGCCTGGAAGCCCGACCAGTACTCCAACCCGAACAACCCGCGCTCCCACTACGAGACCACCGGTCCGGAGCTGTGGGAGCAGACGGACGGGAAGATCACCCACTTCGTCGCGGGCGTCGGCACGGGCGGCACGATCAGCGGCACCGGCCGCTATCTGAAGGAGGTCAGCGGCGGCTCGGTCACGGTCGTCGGCGCGGACCCGGAGGGCTCGGTCTACTCCGGCGGCTCCGGGCGTCCGTACCTCGTCGAGGGCGTCGGCGAGGACTTCTGGCCGAGCGCCTACGACCGTACGGTCACGGACGAGATCGTCGCCGTGTCCGACAAGGACTCCTTCCAGATGACCCGCCGCCTCGCCAAGGAGGAGGGCCTGTTGGTCGGCGGCTCCTGCGGCATGGCCGTCGTCGCCGCCCTGGAGGTCGCGAAGCGACTGGGCCCGGACGACGTGGTCGTCGTTCTGCTGCCCGACAGCGGCCGCGGCTACCTGAGCAAGATCTTCAACGACGAGTGGATGGCCGACTACGGCTTCCTGGAGGACGCCGGCCCGTCCGCACGCGTCGGGGACGTACTCGGCCACAAGGACGGCCCGATTCCGACGCTCGTGCACATGCACCCCGAGGAGACCGTCGGCGAGGCGATCGACGTGCTGCGGGAGTACGGCGTCTCGCAGATGCCGATCGTGAAGCCGGGCGCGGGCCACCCTGACGTGATGGCCGCCGAGGTCATCGGCTCGGTGGTGGAGCGGGAGCTGCTGAACGCGCTGTTCGCCCAGCGCGCCTCGCTCTCCGACCCGCTGGAGAAGCACATGTCGCCGCCGCTGCCGCAGGTCGGCTCCGGTGAGCCGGTCGCGGACCTGATGGCGGTGCTCGGCGGTACGAACGCGGCGGACGCGGCGATCGTGCTGGTGGAGGGCAAGCCGAAGGGCGTGGTCAGCAGGCAGGACCTGCTGGCGTTCCTCGCGAAGGACGCGGCGTCCGGCAAGCCGTGA
- a CDS encoding Bax inhibitor-1/YccA family protein has protein sequence MRSSNPVFSRRGFSRDNGYAGFNAAPQAGAPAAGANPYAQGTAANPYATNPYAQQDTQYGVPQAPARSGAMTIDDVVTRTAITLGTVVLGAALAWALLPVDEANLGKSYGIAIGAALVAFVLSLVQSFKRRPSPALIVSYAAFEGVFLGVISSAVSTYIGPGVVMQAVMGTMCVFAGVLLAYKMRWIRVTRRFYGFVMAAAMGFMLLMMVNLLFAVFGGGDGLGFRSGGLGILFGVIGIILGACFLALDFKQVEDGVAYGAPREESWLAAFGLTMTLVWIYLEMLRLLSILSGDD, from the coding sequence ATGAGGAGCAGCAACCCGGTCTTCTCGCGACGGGGCTTCAGCCGCGACAACGGATACGCGGGCTTCAACGCGGCGCCGCAGGCCGGGGCCCCCGCAGCGGGTGCCAACCCGTACGCGCAGGGCACCGCCGCCAACCCGTACGCCACCAACCCCTACGCCCAGCAGGACACCCAGTACGGCGTTCCACAGGCACCGGCGCGCTCCGGTGCGATGACGATCGACGACGTCGTCACGCGCACCGCGATCACGCTGGGTACCGTGGTGCTCGGCGCCGCGCTCGCCTGGGCCCTGCTGCCGGTCGACGAGGCCAACCTCGGCAAGTCCTACGGCATCGCGATCGGCGCCGCCCTGGTGGCGTTCGTCCTGTCGCTCGTCCAGTCCTTCAAGCGCAGGCCGTCCCCGGCGCTGATCGTGTCGTACGCGGCCTTCGAGGGCGTCTTCCTCGGAGTGATCTCCAGCGCGGTCAGTACGTACATCGGGCCGGGCGTCGTGATGCAGGCGGTGATGGGCACCATGTGTGTCTTCGCCGGTGTGCTTCTCGCGTACAAGATGCGCTGGATCCGCGTCACCCGCCGCTTCTACGGCTTCGTGATGGCCGCCGCCATGGGCTTCATGCTCCTGATGATGGTCAACCTGCTGTTCGCCGTCTTCGGCGGCGGTGACGGCCTGGGCTTCCGCAGTGGCGGCCTCGGCATCCTCTTCGGCGTCATCGGGATCATCCTCGGCGCGTGCTTCCTGGCCCTGGACTTCAAGCAGGTCGAGGACGGCGTCGCCTACGGCGCCCCCCGCGAGGAGTCCTGGCTGGCGGCCTTCGGCCTGACCATGACTCTGGTCTGGATCTACCTGGAGATGCTGCGTCTGCTCTCCATTCTCAGCGGCGACGACTGA
- a CDS encoding SigE family RNA polymerase sigma factor codes for MPTGSEDFDAFYTATAKRLVATVYAVTGDLAEAEDAVQEAYVRAWQRWDRLAREGDPLPWVRTVAVRLAISTWRRTRNRVRAHFRHGPPTEVPGLSVDRVALVGALGELSVEQRQAVVLHHLLDLPVEEVAREAGVSNGAVRTRLHRARKILGERLAETIVTSGRVEGVHHG; via the coding sequence ATGCCGACGGGATCCGAGGATTTCGATGCTTTCTACACGGCGACGGCCAAACGCCTGGTGGCCACGGTCTATGCGGTGACCGGCGATCTGGCGGAGGCGGAGGACGCGGTGCAGGAGGCCTATGTGCGGGCGTGGCAGCGGTGGGACCGCCTGGCACGCGAGGGGGATCCGCTGCCTTGGGTGCGGACGGTGGCCGTACGGCTGGCAATCAGCACCTGGCGAAGGACGCGCAACCGCGTACGGGCGCACTTCCGGCACGGGCCGCCCACGGAGGTCCCCGGTCTCTCGGTGGACCGGGTGGCGCTGGTCGGGGCGCTGGGCGAGCTGAGCGTCGAGCAGCGCCAGGCCGTGGTCCTGCACCATCTGCTGGATCTGCCGGTGGAAGAGGTGGCACGTGAGGCGGGAGTGTCGAACGGCGCGGTACGGACCCGGCTCCACCGGGCCCGCAAGATCCTCGGCGAGCGGCTCGCCGAAACCATAGTCACTTCCGGGCGAGTGGAGGGCGTTCACCATGGCTGA
- a CDS encoding MurR/RpiR family transcriptional regulator, which yields MSGSSPAARLQQLFEGHRLTPTQRRIAHSMVRRAGDVPFLSSVELAEFAGVSQPSVTRFAVALGFDGYPALRKHLREVAPAESVPGGAGEEDAYNEYQQAVLAEIENLRHLAELLADPGPVERAGRLLAASRPLPVLGLRAASSQARGFGYFAAKVHPDVRVLDEGGSMLHDRIDAARRAGATALICFALPRHPKEVVDALAYAREQGLTVVAVADSAFAPVAGHSDLLIPAAVGTGLAFDTACAPMLLGRVLLEAMCDDLPDAQARLEEFDTTAAARGLFVE from the coding sequence ATGAGCGGGAGCAGCCCGGCCGCGCGGTTGCAGCAGCTCTTCGAGGGGCACCGGCTCACACCCACCCAGCGGCGCATCGCGCACTCGATGGTGCGCAGGGCCGGGGACGTGCCGTTTCTGTCGAGCGTGGAGCTGGCCGAATTCGCTGGGGTCAGCCAGCCGTCCGTCACCCGGTTCGCCGTGGCCCTCGGGTTCGACGGCTATCCGGCGCTTCGCAAACACCTGCGGGAGGTCGCCCCCGCCGAGTCCGTACCGGGGGGCGCAGGCGAAGAGGACGCGTACAACGAGTACCAGCAGGCCGTCCTCGCCGAGATCGAGAATCTGCGGCATCTGGCCGAGCTGCTCGCCGACCCCGGGCCCGTCGAGCGCGCGGGCAGGCTGCTGGCGGCCTCCCGGCCGCTGCCGGTGCTCGGACTGCGGGCCGCCTCCTCGCAGGCGCGCGGATTCGGGTACTTCGCGGCCAAGGTCCACCCCGACGTCCGGGTGCTCGACGAGGGCGGCAGCATGCTGCACGACCGGATCGACGCCGCACGGCGGGCGGGCGCCACCGCGCTGATCTGCTTCGCGCTGCCCCGGCACCCGAAGGAGGTCGTGGACGCCCTCGCGTACGCCCGGGAACAGGGCCTGACCGTGGTGGCGGTCGCCGATTCGGCGTTCGCTCCGGTGGCCGGGCACAGTGACCTGCTCATTCCGGCCGCCGTCGGCACCGGGCTCGCCTTCGACACCGCCTGTGCGCCGATGCTGCTGGGGCGGGTGCTGCTGGAGGCGATGTGCGACGACCTGCCCGACGCACAGGCGCGGCTGGAGGAGTTCGACACGACGGCCGCGGCACGGGGGCTGTTCGTCGAGTGA
- a CDS encoding ABC transporter permease produces MFRTALRNVLAHKARLLMTVLAVMLGVAFVSGTLVFTDTLGNAFRNQSAKSYDDVAVAVTTPANQRDEKTPGITAATLKKIQDLDGVDTATGRVSGFAGVADPDGKLIGNGWSNTGGNYSPGKDGKDSAYTFVDGKGPDAADRIALDQETAKKGKYHVGDRVRVATNGPVKEYTLAGVFTTEDGAVNAGGSLVLFESPVAQKLYLRPGEFKEVNVAGAAGASAEKLLADVKPLLPKGAEAKTGKALADEQAKQIQKGLSSLNTMLLAFAAIALFVGVFLIANTFTMLVAQRTKELALMRAVGASRRQVKRSVLLEAAVVGAIASVIGFVLGLGLATGLRSVMSQFGGKIPAGPLIVSPTAVAAAFGVGVLITVLAAWLPARRAAKIPPVAAMNSVHATATVKSLVLRNSIGGALTLLGAAGIVAGAAAGSDGRTLIGIGAFFALVGVIVLIPLLSRPVIALVRPLLKRLFGVSGKLAAQNAVRNPRRTGATASALAIGLTLVTGISVLGVTLGQAIDRMTTDNIKADYLVSMASGNSLDESALKALEKADGVSAVSPRQDAWMKFGNQEIGATGVAPGDVAQLFAIKTVSGSVDSLGDGKIAVSEDTAKSHHWKTGDTVPVVYDDGKKENLKVGAVYEDNEFLSRILIPKNLLDPHVSHADIREVWLKMDGGESAAHEKALVKALGNNPAMSIMDRQDIRDTFGGFINTALNIMYGLLAMALIIAVLGVVNTLAMSVFERQQEIGMLRAIGLDRRRVKRMIRLEAVVISLFGAVVGIGLGTFLGWAIGQTLKSDIPGYALVIPWDRIGLFLVLAALVGVLASLWPARSAAKLNMLTAIKTE; encoded by the coding sequence ATGTTCCGTACCGCCCTGCGCAATGTGCTCGCGCACAAGGCCAGGCTGCTGATGACCGTGCTCGCCGTGATGCTCGGCGTGGCCTTCGTATCCGGCACCCTGGTCTTCACCGACACCCTCGGCAACGCCTTCCGCAACCAGTCGGCGAAGAGCTACGACGACGTCGCCGTCGCCGTCACGACCCCGGCCAACCAGCGCGACGAGAAGACGCCCGGCATCACCGCCGCCACCCTGAAGAAGATCCAGGACCTGGACGGTGTGGACACCGCCACCGGCCGGGTCTCCGGCTTCGCCGGGGTCGCCGACCCCGACGGCAAGCTGATCGGCAACGGCTGGTCGAACACCGGAGGGAACTACTCCCCCGGCAAGGACGGCAAGGACTCCGCGTACACCTTCGTCGACGGCAAGGGCCCGGACGCGGCCGACCGGATCGCGCTCGACCAGGAGACCGCGAAGAAGGGCAAGTACCACGTCGGTGACCGGGTCCGGGTCGCCACGAACGGGCCGGTGAAGGAGTACACCCTCGCCGGCGTCTTCACCACCGAGGACGGCGCGGTCAACGCGGGCGGCAGCCTGGTCCTCTTCGAGTCCCCGGTCGCCCAGAAGCTGTACCTCAGGCCCGGCGAGTTCAAGGAGGTCAACGTCGCTGGCGCGGCCGGCGCCTCCGCCGAGAAGCTGCTGGCCGACGTCAAGCCGCTGCTGCCCAAGGGCGCCGAGGCCAAGACCGGCAAGGCCCTCGCCGACGAGCAGGCCAAGCAGATCCAGAAGGGTCTGAGCAGCCTCAACACCATGCTGCTCGCCTTCGCGGCCATCGCGCTCTTCGTCGGCGTCTTCCTGATCGCCAACACCTTCACCATGCTGGTGGCCCAGCGCACCAAGGAACTGGCGCTGATGCGCGCCGTCGGTGCCTCCCGCCGCCAGGTCAAGCGCTCCGTGCTCCTGGAAGCCGCGGTGGTCGGCGCGATCGCTTCGGTCATCGGATTCGTGCTCGGCCTCGGACTCGCCACCGGCCTGCGCTCCGTGATGAGTCAGTTCGGCGGGAAGATCCCGGCCGGACCGCTGATCGTCTCGCCCACCGCGGTCGCCGCAGCGTTCGGCGTCGGCGTACTGATCACCGTGCTGGCCGCCTGGCTGCCCGCTCGCCGGGCCGCGAAGATCCCGCCGGTGGCCGCGATGAACAGCGTGCACGCGACGGCGACGGTCAAGTCCCTGGTGCTGCGCAACTCGATCGGCGGGGCGCTCACCCTGCTCGGCGCCGCGGGCATCGTGGCGGGTGCGGCGGCCGGTTCGGACGGCCGGACGCTCATCGGGATCGGTGCGTTCTTCGCGCTGGTCGGCGTCATCGTGCTGATCCCGCTGCTGTCGCGGCCGGTCATCGCGCTGGTCCGCCCGCTGCTGAAGCGGCTGTTCGGAGTCTCCGGCAAGCTGGCCGCGCAGAACGCGGTCCGTAATCCGCGACGTACCGGAGCCACCGCCTCCGCGCTGGCGATCGGCCTCACCCTGGTCACCGGCATCTCCGTGCTCGGCGTCACCCTCGGCCAGGCGATCGACCGGATGACGACGGACAACATCAAGGCCGACTACCTGGTGTCGATGGCGAGCGGCAATTCGCTCGACGAGTCGGCACTCAAGGCCCTGGAGAAGGCCGACGGAGTCTCGGCCGTCTCACCCCGGCAGGACGCCTGGATGAAGTTCGGCAACCAGGAAATCGGTGCCACCGGAGTCGCCCCCGGCGACGTGGCGCAGCTCTTCGCCATCAAGACGGTCTCCGGCTCGGTCGACTCGCTCGGTGACGGCAAGATCGCCGTGTCCGAGGACACCGCGAAGTCGCACCACTGGAAGACCGGTGACACGGTCCCGGTCGTCTACGACGACGGCAAGAAGGAGAACCTGAAGGTCGGCGCGGTCTACGAGGACAACGAGTTCCTCTCCCGGATCTTGATCCCGAAGAACCTCCTGGACCCGCACGTCTCCCACGCCGACATCCGCGAGGTCTGGCTGAAGATGGACGGCGGCGAGTCCGCAGCCCATGAGAAGGCCCTGGTCAAGGCGCTGGGCAACAACCCGGCGATGAGCATCATGGACCGTCAGGACATCCGGGACACGTTCGGCGGCTTCATCAACACCGCCCTGAACATCATGTACGGACTGCTGGCGATGGCCCTGATCATCGCGGTGCTCGGGGTCGTCAACACCCTGGCCATGTCGGTCTTCGAACGCCAGCAGGAGATCGGCATGCTGCGGGCGATCGGCCTGGACCGGCGCCGGGTGAAGCGCATGATCCGGCTGGAGGCCGTGGTCATCTCGCTCTTCGGCGCGGTGGTCGGCATCGGGCTCGGTACGTTCCTCGGCTGGGCAATCGGGCAGACCCTGAAGTCCGACATCCCGGGCTATGCCCTGGTCATTCCGTGGGACCGGATCGGACTCTTCCTGGTGCTCGCCGCGCTGGTGGGTGTGCTGGCCTCGCTCTGGCCGGCCCGCAGCGCCGCGAAGCTGAACATGCTGACGGCGATCAAGACCGAGTAA